From one Ochrobactrum vermis genomic stretch:
- a CDS encoding ATP phosphoribosyltransferase regulatory subunit, which yields MAATRTSPVFNALRTELDARDADLVEIPLIQPADPFLDMAGEDLRRRIFLTENENGDSLCLRPEFTIPVCRNHIALNAATPKRYAYLGEVFRQRRDGAAEFLQAGIEDLGAADEAASDARSIADALSCVRSVVPQAKLEIVLGDQSVFAGMLKALGLPQGWRKKLLRSFGDAHSMQLALAELTGDKLRDSLPETLAVLVAEGDETGLARTLETEMLEAGISPGAGRSPAEIARRLIEKEDLAATRFPASALDLLKQFLETHVTLDSAAVTLRAFASENALDLGAVLQKFEARAEAIAAAGIKTSDIVYDASFGRPLDYYTGLVYEIRAAGVEKDAVLAGGGRYDRLLTMLGASENIPGVGFSIWLDRLQVLAGATK from the coding sequence ATGGCCGCAACGCGCACATCGCCGGTTTTCAACGCGCTTCGCACTGAGCTTGATGCGCGCGATGCCGATCTGGTGGAAATACCGCTGATCCAGCCTGCCGATCCATTTTTGGATATGGCTGGCGAAGATTTGCGCCGTCGTATTTTCCTCACCGAAAATGAAAATGGCGACAGCCTGTGCCTGCGACCGGAATTCACGATTCCAGTCTGCCGCAACCATATTGCGCTCAATGCGGCCACGCCGAAGCGTTACGCCTATCTTGGCGAAGTGTTCCGCCAGCGTCGTGATGGCGCGGCTGAGTTTCTTCAGGCAGGCATCGAGGATTTGGGTGCTGCCGATGAGGCGGCTTCGGATGCACGCTCGATTGCCGATGCGCTGTCCTGCGTTCGCTCTGTCGTTCCGCAAGCCAAGCTCGAAATCGTGCTGGGCGACCAGTCGGTTTTCGCAGGCATGCTCAAGGCGCTGGGTCTCCCGCAGGGCTGGCGCAAGAAGCTGCTGCGTTCCTTCGGTGATGCGCATTCCATGCAACTGGCTCTGGCTGAACTGACGGGCGACAAGCTGCGCGATTCCCTGCCGGAAACGCTGGCCGTTCTCGTTGCCGAAGGTGACGAAACCGGCCTTGCGCGCACGCTGGAAACCGAAATGCTGGAAGCTGGCATATCGCCGGGCGCTGGCCGTTCGCCTGCGGAAATCGCCCGTCGCCTGATCGAAAAGGAAGATCTGGCCGCGACACGGTTCCCCGCTTCGGCGCTCGATCTGCTCAAGCAGTTTCTGGAAACCCATGTCACGCTCGATTCCGCAGCGGTGACCTTGCGCGCCTTCGCATCCGAAAACGCGCTCGATCTTGGCGCTGTGCTTCAGAAATTCGAAGCTCGTGCCGAAGCGATTGCTGCGGCTGGCATCAAGACCAGCGATATTGTCTATGACGCATCGTTCGGGCGTCCGCTCGATTATTATACCGGCCTTGTCTATGAAATCCGCGCCGCTGGCGTGGAAAAGGATGCGGTTCTGGCAGGCGGTGGCCGTTACGATCGGCTTTTGACCATGCTCGGTGCTTCCGAAAACATTCCCGGCGTCGGCTTCTCCATCTGGCTGGACCGGCTGCAAGTGCTGGCGGGAGCAACGAAATGA
- the hisS gene encoding histidine--tRNA ligase produces MADKADKMKARLPRGFVDRVPDDLRAAEKMMATIREVYDLYGFEPVETPLVEYTDALGKFLPDQDRPNEGVFSFQDDDEQWLSLRYDLTAPLARYVAENFEQLPKPYRSYRNGWVFRNEKPGPGRFRQFMQFDADTVGAPNVSADAEMCMMMADTLERLGIRRGDYAIRVNNRKVLDGVLDAIGLEGEGNAAKRLNVLRAIDKLDKFGPEGVRLLLGKGRLDESGDFTKGAELADAAIEKVLAFTAAGGATGADTIANLRAVVAGNAKGEEGVTELSDMQALFSAGGYDGRVKIDPSVVRGLEYYTGPVFEAELLFDVTNEDGQKVVFGSVGGGGRYDGLVSRFRGEPVPATGFSIGVSRLMTALKNLGKLDVSDVVGPVVVLVMDKDTESLGRYQKMVSDLRQQGIRAEMYVGGSGMKAQMKYADRRDAPCVIIQGSQEREAGEVQIKDLVEGKRLSAEIEDNVTWRESRPAQITVKEDGLVEAVREILSSQAQDRAQAAK; encoded by the coding sequence ATGGCCGATAAAGCGGACAAGATGAAGGCGCGGCTGCCGCGCGGGTTTGTCGATCGGGTTCCGGACGACTTGCGCGCCGCCGAAAAAATGATGGCGACCATCCGCGAAGTCTATGACCTCTATGGCTTTGAGCCGGTGGAAACGCCGCTGGTGGAATATACCGACGCGCTTGGAAAGTTCCTGCCGGATCAGGACCGTCCGAATGAAGGCGTGTTTTCCTTTCAGGACGACGATGAGCAGTGGCTGTCGCTGCGCTATGATCTGACCGCGCCGCTGGCGCGTTATGTGGCCGAAAATTTCGAGCAGTTGCCGAAGCCTTATCGCAGCTATCGCAATGGCTGGGTGTTCCGCAACGAGAAGCCGGGCCCGGGCCGCTTCCGTCAGTTCATGCAGTTCGACGCCGACACGGTCGGTGCGCCGAACGTCTCCGCCGATGCCGAAATGTGCATGATGATGGCCGACACGCTGGAGCGTCTCGGCATTCGTCGCGGCGATTACGCGATCCGCGTCAACAACCGCAAGGTTCTGGACGGCGTGCTGGATGCGATCGGCCTTGAAGGCGAGGGCAATGCCGCCAAGCGCCTGAACGTACTACGGGCCATCGACAAGCTCGACAAGTTCGGCCCGGAGGGCGTGCGCCTTCTGCTCGGCAAGGGTCGCCTCGACGAAAGCGGCGACTTTACCAAGGGCGCTGAACTGGCCGATGCTGCAATTGAAAAAGTGCTGGCCTTCACCGCCGCTGGCGGTGCGACGGGTGCCGATACGATTGCCAATCTTCGCGCTGTCGTTGCGGGCAACGCCAAGGGCGAGGAAGGTGTCACCGAACTCTCCGACATGCAGGCGCTGTTCTCGGCAGGCGGCTATGACGGCCGCGTGAAGATCGACCCGTCCGTGGTGCGCGGTCTTGAATATTACACCGGCCCGGTTTTCGAAGCCGAGCTTCTGTTCGACGTGACCAATGAAGACGGCCAGAAGGTCGTGTTCGGTTCGGTTGGCGGCGGCGGTCGTTATGACGGCCTCGTGTCGCGTTTCCGTGGCGAGCCGGTTCCGGCGACGGGCTTCTCCATCGGCGTTTCGCGCCTGATGACGGCGCTGAAAAACCTCGGCAAGCTGGACGTATCCGATGTCGTCGGCCCGGTTGTCGTGCTGGTGATGGACAAGGACACGGAAAGCCTCGGTCGCTATCAGAAGATGGTCTCCGATCTGCGCCAGCAGGGCATCCGCGCTGAAATGTATGTCGGCGGTTCCGGCATGAAGGCGCAGATGAAATATGCCGACCGTCGCGATGCGCCATGCGTGATCATTCAGGGTTCGCAGGAGCGCGAAGCCGGTGAAGTGCAGATCAAAGATCTGGTCGAGGGCAAGCGCCTTTCCGCCGAGATCGAGGACAATGTGACCTGGCGCGAGAGCCGTCCGGCGCAGATCACCGTCAAGGAAGACGGTCTGGTCGAAGCGGTTCGGGAAATTCTCAGCAGTCAGGCGCAGGACCGCGCTCAAGCCGCAAAGTGA
- a CDS encoding LysE family translocator: MDLTSLIAFAGILVVAAGTPGPNVGALVARVISRGHKGVFPFMFGLWLGDAIWLSLAVWGLSALANSFHTAFLVLKYAGVAYLIYLSWKMWTAPAAEEADENAIPREGEGRKLFLSALAVTLGNPKIMVFYIAILPTVVNITHVSLVGWAELLAVMFVVLAAVDTAWVVLAAQARRVLRSPRMMRIANRTSAGVMAGAAVAIAAR; encoded by the coding sequence ATGGATTTGACGTCGCTCATTGCTTTCGCGGGTATCCTGGTCGTAGCCGCTGGCACGCCGGGGCCGAATGTCGGCGCGCTGGTGGCGCGCGTCATCAGCCGTGGGCACAAGGGCGTCTTTCCATTCATGTTTGGCCTCTGGCTCGGCGACGCCATATGGCTGTCGCTTGCCGTCTGGGGCCTGTCGGCGCTCGCCAACAGCTTCCACACTGCCTTTCTGGTGCTGAAATATGCTGGCGTGGCCTATCTGATCTATCTGTCCTGGAAAATGTGGACCGCGCCGGCGGCCGAAGAAGCGGATGAAAACGCCATTCCGCGCGAGGGCGAAGGGCGGAAGCTTTTCCTCAGCGCACTTGCCGTCACGCTCGGCAATCCGAAGATCATGGTCTTCTACATCGCCATTTTGCCGACGGTCGTGAATATCACCCATGTCTCGCTGGTTGGTTGGGCAGAACTGCTAGCTGTCATGTTTGTCGTTCTGGCGGCGGTAGACACCGCATGGGTGGTGCTGGCCGCGCAGGCCCGGCGCGTTTTGCGCAGTCCGCGCATGATGCGCATCGCCAATCGAACCAGCGCTGGCGTGATGGCGGGCGCCGCCGTCGCCATTGCCGCACGCTGA
- a CDS encoding DNA-3-methyladenine glycosylase I — MSDVAEVKTGLIVSEDGKTRCFWPGVLPDYLAYHDNEWGVPVSNDHRLFEKICLEGFQSGLSWLTILRKRENFRAAFDGFDFRRVAHYDAKDVERLLADKGIVRHRGKIESTINNANRAIELVAEKGSLAAYFWSFEPGAADRPAVVDYPTLVANPKTDTSIRISKDLKKRGWSFVGPTTVYAFMQAMGLVNDHIEGCHCRAHIEKLRLSFKRPQ, encoded by the coding sequence ATGAGTGATGTTGCCGAGGTCAAGACAGGTTTGATCGTCAGCGAAGATGGCAAGACCCGTTGCTTCTGGCCGGGCGTCTTGCCGGATTACCTCGCCTATCACGACAATGAATGGGGCGTGCCGGTCTCCAATGATCACCGGCTGTTCGAGAAGATATGCCTTGAAGGTTTCCAGTCAGGCCTGTCCTGGCTCACCATCTTGCGCAAGCGCGAGAATTTCCGCGCCGCTTTCGATGGCTTCGATTTCCGCCGCGTTGCACACTATGACGCAAAAGACGTGGAACGCCTGCTCGCCGACAAGGGTATCGTGCGCCATCGCGGCAAGATCGAATCGACCATCAACAATGCAAACCGCGCTATTGAACTGGTCGCGGAAAAAGGCTCGCTCGCGGCCTATTTCTGGTCGTTCGAGCCGGGCGCGGCGGACCGCCCTGCCGTGGTCGATTATCCGACGCTGGTAGCCAATCCGAAAACCGATACGTCCATCCGCATCTCCAAGGATTTGAAGAAGCGCGGCTGGTCCTTCGTCGGGCCGACAACGGTTTATGCCTTCATGCAGGCCATGGGGCTGGTCAACGACCATATCGAAGGCTGCCATTGCCGCGCCCATATCGAAAAACTGCGGCTGTCATTCAAGCGACCCCAATAA
- a CDS encoding L,D-transpeptidase, producing MKPRHLLLIGSLAAIAVSVVSTGMAFANERYATLPPVAVSPDLSAPWVAQLHGQPACMRQMPDGTVQQPVRRTTVKQRQKQKSNYRQVSYQRPAQNPAAVPTKRQIDPIYLPQSVSYSGKEKPGTIVIDTGKRFLYLVQSDGRAMRYGVGVGKQGFSWKGSQRISRKAEWPTWTPPKEMIARERRKGRILPARMDGGVNNPLGARALYLGSTLYRIHGTNQPWTIGKAMSSGCIRMRNEDVTDLYERVPVGAKVVVR from the coding sequence ATGAAACCACGTCATCTTCTTTTGATCGGATCGCTTGCGGCGATTGCCGTTTCCGTCGTCAGTACCGGCATGGCTTTCGCCAATGAACGTTATGCGACCTTGCCGCCAGTCGCCGTCAGCCCCGACCTGTCCGCGCCCTGGGTTGCTCAACTGCACGGCCAGCCTGCCTGCATGCGCCAGATGCCGGATGGCACCGTCCAGCAGCCCGTGCGCCGCACGACGGTCAAGCAGCGCCAGAAGCAGAAGTCGAACTATCGTCAGGTTTCCTACCAGCGCCCGGCACAAAACCCGGCCGCAGTGCCGACCAAGCGCCAGATCGACCCGATCTATCTGCCGCAGAGCGTTTCTTACTCCGGCAAGGAAAAGCCCGGCACCATCGTCATCGATACCGGCAAGCGCTTTCTCTATCTCGTGCAATCCGATGGCAGGGCCATGCGTTACGGTGTTGGCGTCGGCAAGCAGGGTTTCAGCTGGAAAGGTTCACAGCGCATCAGCCGCAAGGCCGAATGGCCAACCTGGACACCGCCGAAGGAAATGATTGCCCGCGAGCGCCGCAAGGGTCGCATCCTGCCTGCGCGCATGGATGGCGGCGTCAATAATCCGCTCGGCGCGCGCGCCCTTTATCTCGGCTCCACGCTTTACCGCATTCACGGCACCAACCAGCCATGGACCATCGGCAAGGCGATGTCTTCGGGCTGCATCCGCATGCGCAATGAGGACGTCACCGATCTTTATGAGCGTGTTCCGGTTGGTGCAAAAGTAGTTGTCCGCTAA
- a CDS encoding aldo/keto reductase encodes MTVPTVKLNDGNHIPQLGYGVWQVGNDEAVTAVSEALKAGYRHIDTAAIYGNEEGTGKAINSSGIARGDIFLTTKLWNSEQGYESTLKAFDASLKKLGTDYVDLYLIHWPMPSKDLFMETWRAFVKLKEDGLVRSIGVSNFRTADLERVINDSGVTPVLNQIELHPQFQQDELRLFHSKHDIATEAWSPLGQGKILENEKLKAIAEKHGKSVAQVILRWHIETGNIVIPKSVTPARIKENFEVFDFSLNGTDHDAITKLDKTDGRIGPNPATFSAG; translated from the coding sequence ATGACCGTACCGACGGTTAAACTGAACGACGGCAACCATATTCCGCAGCTCGGTTACGGTGTCTGGCAGGTTGGCAATGATGAAGCGGTTACAGCCGTCAGCGAAGCGCTGAAAGCGGGCTACCGGCACATCGACACTGCCGCCATCTATGGCAATGAAGAAGGCACAGGCAAAGCCATCAACAGTTCAGGCATTGCGCGCGGCGACATCTTCCTGACGACAAAACTCTGGAACAGCGAACAAGGCTATGAATCGACGCTGAAAGCGTTCGACGCCAGCCTGAAAAAGCTCGGCACGGACTATGTAGATCTTTATCTGATCCACTGGCCTATGCCGTCAAAAGACCTGTTCATGGAAACCTGGCGCGCCTTCGTCAAGCTGAAGGAAGATGGCCTCGTGAGATCCATCGGCGTATCGAATTTCCGCACCGCCGATCTTGAGCGCGTTATCAACGACAGCGGCGTCACGCCGGTTCTCAACCAGATCGAGCTGCATCCGCAGTTCCAGCAGGACGAGTTGCGTCTGTTCCACAGCAAACACGATATCGCCACGGAAGCCTGGAGCCCGCTAGGACAAGGCAAGATTCTGGAAAACGAGAAGCTGAAGGCCATTGCCGAAAAGCACGGCAAGTCCGTCGCACAGGTTATCTTGCGCTGGCATATCGAGACCGGCAATATCGTCATTCCAAAATCGGTCACGCCTGCCCGGATCAAGGAAAATTTTGAGGTCTTCGATTTCAGCCTCAATGGCACCGATCACGATGCCATCACCAAGCTGGACAAGACCGACGGTCGCATCGGCCCGAACCCGGCGACGTTCTCGGCAGGTTGA
- the glcF gene encoding glycolate oxidase subunit GlcF: MQTHFSPDQLRDPGVQESEKILRKCVHCGFCTATCPTYVTLGNELDSPRGRIYLIKDMLENGRPADEEVVRHVDRCLSCLSCMTTCPSGVNYMHLVDHARAHIEKTYKRPFMNRVLRGVLAQVLPYPGRFRAALKLAKLGKPFAPLLRKSDALKPMAAMLDLAPQNLPTAVPIETVSAAKGEKRGRVAILNGCAQPVLNPGINAATLRLLNRFGIEVVTPKGEGCCGSLVHHMGREEQALEQARHNVDVWTREIEAGGLDAIIVTASGCGTTIKDYGYMLRLDPAYQDKAARVSALAKDITEYLAGIDLPDPDVPLALTVAYHSACSMQHGQKIVRQPKDLLSKAGFTVKEPLEGHLCCGSAGTYNIMQPEIAAKLRDRKVKNIEATGAALIATGNIGCMTQIATGSKLPIVHTVELIDWAYGGPKPQGLSQIAA; this comes from the coding sequence ATGCAAACTCATTTCAGCCCCGATCAGCTGCGTGATCCTGGTGTTCAGGAATCGGAAAAAATCCTGCGCAAATGCGTGCATTGCGGCTTCTGTACGGCCACATGCCCGACCTATGTGACGCTGGGCAATGAACTCGACAGCCCGCGCGGGCGCATTTATCTGATCAAGGACATGCTGGAAAACGGCCGTCCTGCGGATGAGGAAGTCGTGCGCCATGTCGATCGCTGCCTGTCGTGCCTGTCTTGCATGACGACCTGTCCTTCGGGCGTCAACTACATGCATCTGGTCGATCATGCCCGCGCCCATATCGAGAAAACCTACAAGCGTCCGTTCATGAACCGCGTCCTGCGCGGAGTTCTGGCACAGGTGCTGCCCTATCCGGGCCGCTTCCGCGCAGCGCTGAAACTGGCGAAGCTCGGCAAGCCGTTCGCGCCACTGTTGCGCAAGAGCGATGCCCTGAAACCCATGGCGGCTATGCTGGATCTCGCGCCGCAAAACCTGCCAACGGCAGTTCCCATCGAAACTGTCAGCGCCGCCAAGGGTGAAAAGCGCGGTCGCGTGGCAATCCTCAACGGCTGCGCGCAGCCTGTGCTCAATCCGGGTATCAATGCCGCCACCTTGCGCCTTTTGAACCGCTTCGGCATCGAAGTGGTGACACCGAAGGGCGAAGGCTGTTGCGGTTCGCTGGTTCACCATATGGGCCGCGAGGAGCAGGCGCTTGAACAGGCGCGGCACAATGTCGATGTCTGGACGCGCGAGATTGAAGCGGGCGGTCTCGATGCGATCATTGTCACGGCGTCCGGCTGCGGCACGACGATCAAGGATTATGGTTATATGCTGCGGCTCGATCCGGCCTATCAGGACAAGGCTGCGCGGGTTTCGGCGCTGGCCAAGGATATCACCGAATATCTCGCTGGCATCGATCTGCCGGACCCCGATGTGCCACTGGCGCTAACAGTTGCCTATCACTCGGCCTGCTCGATGCAGCACGGGCAGAAAATTGTGCGACAGCCGAAAGACCTGCTCTCGAAGGCGGGCTTTACGGTGAAGGAACCGCTGGAAGGGCATCTATGCTGTGGATCGGCTGGCACCTATAACATCATGCAGCCGGAGATAGCCGCCAAGCTGCGTGACCGCAAGGTGAAGAATATCGAGGCAACGGGCGCCGCCCTTATTGCAACCGGCAATATCGGCTGCATGACCCAGATCGCCACTGGCAGCAAATTGCCGATTGTCCACACGGTGGAGCTGATCGATTGGGCCTATGGCGGGCCGAAGCCGCAAGGACTGTCGCAAATCGCGGCCTGA